The Chitinophaga flava genome has a segment encoding these proteins:
- a CDS encoding META domain-containing protein encodes MATAVKTDTIYDTKWSLATLEGEPVNNNSDPMMGPEMPYFTISQDGSFQGRFGPLPIRGDSNVAGNDIEFILAPYPRIWPGETVMRLVSYMHAVTRFTLNDSELKLYNEDKELAGFKGA; translated from the coding sequence ATGGCAACAGCAGTTAAAACCGACACTATTTACGACACCAAATGGTCATTGGCAACCCTCGAAGGCGAGCCCGTTAATAACAACAGCGATCCAATGATGGGCCCGGAAATGCCCTACTTTACCATATCACAGGATGGGTCATTTCAGGGCCGGTTTGGCCCGCTTCCAATACGTGGTGATTCCAATGTCGCCGGCAATGATATTGAATTTATATTAGCGCCTTACCCCAGGATATGGCCAGGTGAAACCGTTATGCGTTTAGTGAGTTATATGCATGCTGTCACCAGATTTACGCTCAATGACAGCGAACTAAAACTGTATAATGAAGACAAAGAGTTAGCTGGTTTTAAAGGTGCTTAA
- a CDS encoding ADP-ribosylglycohydrolase family protein: MKLFLGNGAGLTAQDTVPFALWCAAHHLDDFEEAIWTAVSGLGDRDTIAAITGSIVVLYAPENTVPEAWTLHVEKFDTSIFYK, encoded by the coding sequence GTGAAACTTTTTTTGGGCAACGGCGCCGGGCTCACCGCCCAGGATACAGTACCGTTTGCATTATGGTGCGCCGCCCATCATCTTGACGATTTCGAAGAAGCTATCTGGACCGCCGTTAGCGGACTTGGTGACAGAGATACTATTGCGGCCATCACCGGCAGTATCGTTGTGTTATATGCCCCGGAAAATACGGTCCCTGAAGCGTGGACTCTACATGTGGAAAAGTTCGACACCTCCATATTCTACAAATAG
- a CDS encoding alpha/beta hydrolase, with protein MKKSIIILLLFISTFSFAQSENAIVIGHSQEIQSKVLNEKRKINIYLPEGYNPNDTTKYPVVYIIDGGVEEDFFHITGIIRFNTQPWINRLPKSIVVGIENTDRRRDCSFAVDNLDFLKKMGFKKEQLPSYGGSANYIKFIATELQPYINSSYKTNHHKTVIGESFAGLLATEILLKHRDLFDTYIIMSPSLWWGNELLLKEAPALLAAKNKTKVKVYIGACNKDENIIMHEDAIALRDVLKKYGGAETTAFYDYLPDEVHATMMHQSVYNAFKMLYPKK; from the coding sequence ATGAAAAAAAGTATCATCATTCTGTTGTTGTTCATCAGTACTTTCTCTTTTGCACAATCCGAAAATGCCATCGTCATCGGCCACAGCCAGGAAATTCAATCGAAGGTTTTGAATGAGAAAAGAAAAATAAATATCTATCTGCCGGAAGGGTATAACCCCAACGATACTACGAAGTATCCTGTGGTTTATATTATCGATGGTGGGGTTGAAGAAGATTTTTTTCACATTACCGGTATCATTCGGTTTAATACACAGCCCTGGATTAATCGTCTCCCAAAATCAATTGTGGTAGGCATTGAAAATACTGACCGGAGAAGGGATTGTTCCTTTGCTGTTGATAACCTGGATTTTCTAAAGAAGATGGGATTTAAAAAAGAGCAGCTGCCAAGTTACGGTGGTTCCGCTAATTATATAAAATTTATCGCAACGGAATTGCAGCCTTATATCAATAGCAGTTACAAAACCAACCATCACAAAACTGTTATCGGCGAGTCTTTTGCCGGATTGTTGGCTACAGAGATTTTGCTGAAGCATAGAGATCTTTTTGATACCTATATCATTATGAGTCCAAGCCTTTGGTGGGGAAATGAATTGCTTTTAAAGGAAGCACCTGCACTGTTGGCAGCAAAAAATAAAACCAAGGTAAAGGTATACATCGGCGCCTGCAACAAGGATGAGAACATCATCATGCACGAGGATGCAATAGCCTTGCGTGATGTGCTGAAAAAATACGGAGGAGCGGAGACGACTGCATTCTATGACTATTTGCCGGATGAGGTACATGCTACCATGATGCATCAATCGGTGTATAATGCATTTAAGATGCTTTATCCTAAAAAATAA
- a CDS encoding LytR/AlgR family response regulator transcription factor: MKCIVVDDEPFALALTQRYIEQTPLLQLSGRFTNPYKAMDYLLREEVDLLFLDINMPGLSGMHLLASLPVPPMVIFTTAYPEFGAESYEYNALDYLLKPINYPRFLKAVNKAIAATNTKPASTKASEEIIIKSGQQLHRIKTDSILYIEAAGNYMCFHTQEKKLLALMNMSELLELLPAQDFIRIHKSYVISLPQVTMYEKNMVSLHQVTLPVGMTYRQQFLDRLNKK, encoded by the coding sequence ATGAAATGTATAGTGGTAGATGATGAGCCCTTTGCCCTGGCCCTCACACAACGATATATCGAACAAACACCGTTACTTCAATTGTCTGGCAGATTTACCAATCCATACAAAGCAATGGACTATCTGCTGCGCGAAGAAGTGGATCTTTTATTCCTCGACATTAATATGCCAGGCTTATCCGGCATGCATTTGCTGGCATCATTACCTGTACCGCCCATGGTAATTTTTACAACTGCCTACCCCGAATTTGGCGCGGAAAGTTATGAATACAATGCACTCGACTATCTGTTAAAACCCATTAATTACCCGCGATTCCTCAAAGCTGTCAATAAAGCAATTGCAGCAACAAATACCAAACCCGCCAGCACAAAAGCATCGGAAGAAATAATCATTAAAAGCGGGCAGCAACTCCATAGAATAAAAACAGATTCCATTCTATACATCGAAGCTGCCGGAAACTACATGTGTTTTCATACCCAGGAAAAGAAACTACTTGCCCTGATGAATATGAGCGAACTCCTGGAACTATTGCCGGCACAGGATTTCATCAGAATACACAAATCATATGTCATATCCCTGCCTCAGGTAACCATGTATGAAAAAAATATGGTAAGCTTACATCAGGTAACATTGCCGGTAGGCATGACCTACCGGCAACAGTTTCTGGATCGGTTGAATAAAAAATGA